One Chaetodon auriga isolate fChaAug3 chromosome 14, fChaAug3.hap1, whole genome shotgun sequence genomic window carries:
- the ralgapa2 gene encoding ral GTPase-activating protein subunit alpha-2 isoform X3 — MFTRRGHGDVKKSTQKVLDPKKDVLTRLKHLRSLLDIIDKSELKAFFESNCSQIYFIFYENFITLECNLKQKGNKSQREELDSILFIFEKILQHLPEKIYNRWQFHSIGSILKKLLHTGNSFKIRCEGIRLFLLWLQALRDNCAEEQFLIFACLVPGFPAVPSSRGPCTLDTIIYNPFSNPPDAKVVPEEITPLVPAVVGEKVADDQTCYILETLLKYMVIQASSLEWRNKENQDSGFRFLFSLFKKYYLPHLFPSFTKLTNLYKPLLDLPHHRPKPLYVPVTRNNESTFCTRDQYLAPRVAFITWLVTFFLEKKYVNSAAAAQSAKNGTEVIPKLIQTVTAGSSSQEKEKDKTSDGDTNGPAGEPEKSHSNSSTLSDRRPSDSSLCSIEEEHRYVYDMVHAILLSTRDNVNFVNEVFHQAFLLPSCEASATRKVIKVYRKWILQDKACFMKEPDTPAQTDEVDDGPEQTLSTETNSMHAQILQSHGHRRTSSWGRTYSFSSAISRGFLTEEQNRDIKAGIQPTLQVFLTNSSNVFLLEPCQDVPKLLDNQVEVCKGVLSIYRHMIMEHTMDTQTWEQMLQVLLRVTEAVMKRPQENQRKDTFAESLASILFRTIIVAWVRANLCVFISRELWDELLAVLSSLTCWEELVTEWASIMDSLTAVLARSVYGLDMANLPLDKLSEQKEKKQRGRGVIQDSQKAAAVARSFSLSWRNQGEQGGPGVQEPMRIRSATTSGAPGVEKARNNVRQKASAKRSQSISNCVHLYEALPTTKSVPMLLHTVSSFLPGISSGNSACSHRLSDVEECQLSECGGEEELGGGDSPLPRSSSTSDITQQLSDTLPGQKRESSPTSCGSDSRMSEARRESNEPPVILIRRSSSPAETECNAEGQTNYTRPKLREKSESISSETSNGYVNEAEVTWQAFDEEADTQSTQSAHMDVTADPQSQGSLLLSHNEALAGPEYALPPHSAPPSYHHHNHYHYPQNPPASPALLVHTECPRDCPLDDTMHQSVLHMPHHLDSSECLADDVSIIAGGTLTGWHADSAFVLWRRILGILGDVNSIRCPKIHAKVFSYLYELWHKLAKIRDNLGISVDNQSSPPQPAFIPPIRMLASWLFKATMLPAEYKAGKLQAYKLICEMMTRHQDVLPNSDFLVHLYHVMHMGITSDDQDVLNTIIRSCSPRFFFLGLPGFTMLVGDFITAAACVLSSVSSEAPRMEAQTILGSLVCFPNLYHQIPVLQRVPGSDDFIVGNEDIKDYLVNILLETATKEHCEGARCIAVCSLGLWVCEELMQKNIHHQVKDAINVLGVTLKFGNKAVAQAACDVFQLLISHWEHLQRLEPTLPKKIIEIFVATIAFLLPSAEHSTVEADKKVMVSLLLCLLDWCMDVPLSLLLEPITMPFVEDRTSHKAPLLDYIYRVLHCCVSGSNLHTQQSHYLLSLSDLSTDYDLMLGQVKSFEPPPSQTTATDFGNLLTVAEEKRRRNMELIPLTARMVMTHLVNHLGHHPLSGGPALLHSLVSENHDNPYVESSELSSEVFKSPNLQLFVFNDSTLVSYLQIPAETPTVGQPPQPSSQVRVIVRDISGKYSWDGAILYCTTQEDCVDAVFNAVDRPLSSATNVAPSRNQPNSPTKGPCKNHCSVSDSLSDCCEEEEVDILDKLLEDLGQCSPECLPQPQLRLNQPAPSPHGMNREQESAILEAILRQTQQEEEQVRRWDADVSFRAACQKEPSHQEPKAPFYFCRLLLNDLGMNSWDRRKSFHLLKKNSKLLRELKNLDSRQCRETHKIAVFYIGEGQEDKCSILSNSTGSQAYEDFVSGLGWEVDLATHCGFMGGLQRNGSTGLTAPYYATSTVEAIFHVSTRMPSDSDDCLTKKLRHLGNDEVHIVWSEHTRDYRRGIIPTDFGDVLIIIYPMKNHMYFIQIMKKPQVPFFGPLFNGAIITGTLLPSLVRATCINASRAVKSRLTLYQSFYEERALYLEAIVQNHREVMTFEDFASQVFSPSPGYPMSGAD, encoded by the exons AAAATTCTACAACATCTGCCTGAGAAGATCTACAACCGATGGCAGTTTCACAGTATAG GTTCTATTCTGAAAAAGCTTCTACACACTGGAAATTCATTCAAG ATCCGCTGTGAGGGGATCCGTCTcttcctgctgtggctgcaggccCTGAGGGACAACTGTGCTGAGGAGCAGTTCCTTATCTTTGCCTGTCTGGTGCCAGGATTCCCTGCTGTGCCCTCCTCCAGAGGGCCCTGCACCCTTGACACCATCATTTACAACCCCTTCTCCAACCCCCCTGATG CCAAGGTGGTGCCTGAAGAGATTACCCCGCTGGTTCCGGCTGTGGTCGGAGAAAAGGTTGCGGATGACCAGACCTGTTATATCCTCGAAACCCTGCTCAAGTACATGGTCATCCAG GCATCCAGTTTAGAATGGAGGAACAAAGAGAACCAGGACTCAGGcttcaggtttctcttcagcctTTTCAAGAAGTACTACCTTCCTCATCTATTCCCCTCCTTCACCAAGCTTACAAATCTCTACAAGCCTTTATTAG ACCTCCCCCACCACAGACCAAAACCCCTGTATGTGCCAGTGACGCGGAACAATGAGAGCACCTTCTGCACCAGGGACCAGTACCTGGCACCGCGTGTGGCCTTCATCACCTGGCTGGTCACCTTCTTCCTGGAGAAGAAGTATGTCAACAGTGCTGCTGCGGCGCAGAGCGCCAAGAACGGCACTGAGGTCATTCCCAAACTCATCCAG ACTGTCACTGCGGGCAGTAGCAgccaggagaaggagaaggataAAACATCAGATGGGGATACAAACGGGCCAGCGGGGGAGCCTGAGAAGAGCCACTCCAACAGCAGCACGCTGTCTGATCGACGGCCCAGCGATTCCAGTTTGTGTAGCATTGAGGAGGAGCACCGCTATGTCTACGACATGGTGCACGCCATCCTGCTGTCCACCAGGGACAATGTGAATTTTGTCAACGAGGTCTTCCACCAG GCCTTCCTGCTGCCGTCCTGCGAGGCATCAGCAACTAGGAAGGTGATCAAAGTATACAGGAAGTGGATCCTGCAGGACAAGGCCTGCTTCATGAAAGAGCCTGACACACCTGCCCAGACAGATGAAGTGGATGACGGCCCTGAACAAACACTCAGCACAGAAACTAACAGCATGCACGCACAG ATATTACAGAGTCATGGCCACAGACGGACGTCCAGCTGGGGGAGGACGTACTCATTCAGCAGCGCCATCAGTCGGGGCTTCCTCACTGAGGAGCAGAACAGGGACATCAAGGCTGGTATCCAGCCCACACTAcag GTGTTCCTGACCAACTCATCCAATGTGTTCCTGCTAGAGCCGTGCCAGGATGTACCTAAACTCCTGGACAACCAGGTTGAGGTGTGCAAGGGTGTTCTCAGCATCTACCGGCACATGATCATGGAGCACACCATGGACACTCAGACATG GGAGCAGATGTTGCAGGTACTGTTGAGGGTCACAGAGGCAGTGATGAAGAGGCCacaggaaaaccaaagaaaagacACCTTTGCTGAAAGCTTAGCATCTATACTCTTTAGG ACCATCATTGTGGCGTGGGTGCGAGCcaacctgtgtgtttttatctcccGGGAGCTATGGGACGAGCTGCTGGCAGTGCTGTCCTCTCTTACCTGCTGGGAGGAGCTGGTGACAGAGTGGGCCAGCATCATGGACTCGCTCACGGCTGTGCTGGCACGCTCCGTTTATGGCCTGGACATGGCCAACCTGCCTCTGGACAAACTCAGcgagcagaaggagaagaagcagagaggacgTG GAGTGATCCAGGACTCCCAGAAGGCAGCAGCAGTTGCACGTTCCTTCTCACTGAGTTGGAGGAACCAAGGGGAGCAGGGCGGGCCAGGAGTTCAGGAGCCAATGAGGATTCGCTCAGCAACTACGTCAGGAGCTCCTGGTGTAGAGAAAGCCCGTAACAACGTCCGACAGAAAGCTTCTG CTAAGCGAAGCCAGTCCATCAGCAACTGTGTTCATCTATACGAGGCTTTGCCCACTACTAAAAGCGTTCCTATGCTGCTCCACACTGTGAGCTCTTTTTTGCCTGGTATCTCTTCTGGTAACTCTGCTTGTTCTCACAGACTCTCAG ATGTGGAGGAGTGTCAGCTGTCAGaatgtggaggagaagaggagctgGGAGGCGGGGATAGCCCTCTGCCACGTAGCAGCAGCACCTCCGACATCACCCAACAACTGTCTGACACTTTACCAG GCCAGAAGAGAGAGTCTTCCCCTACTTCCTGTGGCTCTGATAGCAGGATGTCTGaggcgaggagagagagcaaTGAGCCACCAGTG ATCCTGATCCGGCGGAGCAGCAGTCCAGCTGAGACAGAGTGCAATGCAGAGGGACAAACAAACTACACAAGACCCAAGCTCAGAGAGAAAA GTGAGAGTATTAGCAGTGAGACATCCAACGGCTACGTCAACGAAGCTGAGGTTACCTGGCAGGCATTCGATGAAGAGGCTGACACTCAGTCCACACAGTCAGCCCACATGGACGTGACAGCCGACCCCCAGAGTCAGGGCAGCCTGCTGCTCAGCCACAATGAGGCTCTAGCAG GTCCTGAGTATGCCCTCCCTCCCCACTCTGCACCCCCGTCctaccaccaccacaaccactACCACTACCCCCAGAACCCGCCCGCCTCACCAGCCCTGCTGGTGCACACAGAGTGCCCACGGGACTGCCCCCTGGACGACACCATGCATCAGTCTGTCTTACACATGCCACATCACTTGG ACAGTAGTGAGTGTCTGGCTGATGATGTCAGCATCATTGCGGGTGGGACCCTGACTGGTTGGCATGCTGATTCGGCCTTCGTCCTGTGGAGGAGGATTTTGGGTATCCTGGGAGATGTCAACAGCATCCGCTGCCCCAAAATCCATGCCAAGGTCTTTTCCTATCTTTATGAGCTCTGGCACAAGCTCGCCAAG ATCCGGGACAATCTCGGGATCAGTGTGGACAACCAGTCTTCTCCTCCCCAGCCTGCCTTCATCCCTCCTATTCGAATGCTGGCCTCCTGGCTCTTTAAG GCCACCATGCTGCCTGCTGAGTACAAGGCTGGCAAGCTGCAGGCCTACAAGCTGATCTGTGAGATGATGACCAGGCACCAGGATGTGCTGCCCAACAGTGATTTCTTGGTGCACCTCTACCACGTCATGCACATGGGCATCACCAGCGATGACCAG GATGTTTTGAACACCATCATCCGTTCCTGCTCCCCTCGATTCTTCTTCCTCGGCCTGCCGGGTTTCACCATGCTCGTTGGAGATTTCATCACTGCTGCCGCCTGCGTTCTCAGCTCCGTCTCCtcagag GCTCCAAGGATGGAGGCTCAGACCATCCTGGGCTCCCTCGTGTGTTTTCCCAACCTTTACCACCAGATTCCTGTACTGCAACGTGTACCTGGCTCTGATGACTTCATTGTAGGCAATGAGGACATCAAG GATTATCTTGTCAACATCCTGCTGGAGACAGCAACAAAGGAACACTGTGAAGGGGCCAG GTGCATTGCTGTGTGCAGTCTGGGTCTGTGGGTGTGCGAGGAGCTGATGCAGAAGAACATCCATCACCAAGTCAAAGATGCCATCAACGTTCTGGGAGTAACACTAAAG ttTGGGAACAAAGCAGTGGCTCAAGCAGCCTGTGATGTGTTTCAACTGCTCATCTCACATTGGGAACATCTGCAGAGGTTGGAGCCCACTCTGCCTAAGAAAATCATTGAG ATCTTTGTGGCCACAATAGCCTTTTTGTTGCCTAGTGCAGAGCACTCAACAGTGGAAGCAGACAAAAAG GTGAtggtgtcactgctgctgtgcctgtTGGACTGGTGCATGGACGTTCCTCTCAGCTTGCTGCTGGAACCCATCACTATGCCTTTCGTGGAGGACCGCACATCCCACAAGGCCCCACTGCTGGACTACATCTACAGG gtgctgcactgctgtgtgtccGGCTCCAACTTGCACACCCAACAGAGCCACTACCTCCTCAGCCTGTCAGACTTGTCCACTGACTATGACCTCATGTTGGGTCAGGTGAAGAGCTTCGAGCCGCCGCCCTCCCAGACGACCGCCACCGACTTCGGCAACCTGCTCACCGTAGCTGAGG AAAAGCGACGGCGGAACATGGAGCTGATTCCCCTGACGGCACGGATGGTCATGACACACCTGGTGAACCATCTGGGCCATCATCCACTGAGCGGTGGCCCTGCCCTTCTGCACAGCCTAGTGAGCGAAAACCATGACAACCCATACGTGGAGTCGTCCGAGCTGTCCTCGGAGGTGTTCAAAAGCCCCAAcctccagctgtttgtcttcaaTGATAGCACGCTGGTGTCATACCTGCAGATCCCCGCCGAGACCCCCACCGTCGGACAGCCCCCCCAACCTTCCTCCCAAGTGCGTGTCATTGTCCGGGACATCTCGGGCAAATACTCATGGGATGGTGCAATCCTCTACTGCACCACCCAGGAAGACTGTGTTGAtgcagtttttaatgcagttgACCGCCCTCTTTCCTCTGCCACTAATGTCGCTCCCAGCAGAAACCAACCCAACTCTCCAACAAAGGGACCGTGCAAAAATCACTGCTCGGTCTCAGACTCCCTCTCTGACTGCTgcgaggaggaagaggtagATATTTTGGATAAACTTTTGGAGGACCTGGGCCAGTGCAGCCCCGAATGCCTGCCCCAGCCACAACTCAGGCTGAACCAGCCAGCCCCCTCACCCCACGGCATGAACCGAGAGCAGGAGAGCGCCATCCTGGAAGCCATTCTGCGTCAGactcagcaggaggaggagcaagtGAGGAGGTGGGATGCCGATGTAAGCTTTCGAGCCGCCTGCCAGAAGGAACCCTCCCACCAGGAACCGAAAGCTCCCTTCTACTTCTGCCGGCTGCTGCTTAATGACCTTGGCATGAACTCTTGGGACCGCAG GAAAAGTTTCCATTTGTTGAAGAAAAACTCCAAGCTCTTAAGGGAACTGAAGAACTTGGACTCCAGGCAGTG tCGAGAGACACACAAGATTGCTGTGTTCTACATTGGAGAGGGCCAAGAGGACAAGTGCTCCATCTTGTCTAACAGCACAGGCAGCCAGGCCTATGAAGACTTTGTGTCTGGACTGGGATGGGAG GTGGACCTGGCCACACACTGTGGCTTTATGGGTGGCCTTCAGAGGAATGGCAGCACAGGTCTAACAGCTCCTTACTACGCTACCTCCACCGTGGAAGCCATCTTCCACGTCTCCACTCGTATGCCATCTGATTCTGATGACTGCCTCACCAAAAAG CTGCGTCACCTGGGAAATGACGAGGTGCACATAGTGTGGTCGGAGCACACCAGGGACTACCGCCGTGGCATCATCCCAACTGACTTTGGAGACGTACTGATTATCATCTACCCAATGAAGAACCACATGTACTTCATCCAGATCATGAAGAAACCACAG